A DNA window from Engystomops pustulosus chromosome 6, aEngPut4.maternal, whole genome shotgun sequence contains the following coding sequences:
- the LOC140134634 gene encoding uncharacterized protein → MESSVGSQWRQFWFYMMDGSLFNQTLNIKYMRDQSSEDCTFHFDSLPIFHNCTGSRLLAFAKNKTHIETLTNDLSLRSEDLTLQHGSGWNGYDLPATRGGLLSEESVMNKISEYLKYVNSSTPALAGGDNNHQGWIIAAVVVFVLAFIFLAVLFIFYLRGKKKQRRLREVHSYLNGCDTDKNTNRYTMDVSNTANDNAANSVIDKASDTDTKPDVNTKLLSPPANNGQLLDDEESQ, encoded by the exons ATGG AGTCCTCCGTGGGGTCACAATGGCGGCAGTTTTGGTTTTATATGATGGACGGATCTCTGTTCAATCAAACATTGAACATTAAATACATGAGAGATCAAAGCTCCGAAGATTGTACATTCCACTTCGATTCTCTTCCCATCTTCCATAATTGTACAGGATCCAGACTTTTGGCTTTTGCtaaaaataaaacacacataGAAACGTTGACCAATGACCTGAGCCTGAGGTCAGAGGACTTGACCCTGCAGCATGGAAGCGGCTGGAATGGATATGATCTGCCGGCCACTCGTGGAG gGCTGCTGAGTGAGGAATCGGTGATGAATAAAATATCCGAATATCTCAAGTACGTTAACAGCTCAACACCGGCGCTGGCGGGTGGAGACAACAACCATCAGGGATGGATCATTGCTGCTGTTGTTGTTTTTGTTCTTGCTTTTATTTTTCTTGcagtactttttattttttaccttcgcggaaaaaaaaaacaaag GAGGCTCAGGGAAGTGCATTCTTATCTTAATGGATGTGATACTGACAAGAACACCAATCGGTACACCATGGATGTCTCCAACACTGCCAACGACAACGCAGCTAACTCAGTTATCGACAAGGCCTCTGACACCGACACCAAACCTGATGTTAACACCAAACTTTTGTCTCCTCCTGCAAACAATGGTCAACTTCTTGACGATGAGGAAAGTCAATAA